Proteins from one Leptospira fletcheri genomic window:
- a CDS encoding HsdM family class I SAM-dependent methyltransferase yields the protein MFIQPTENISLHTLISSSKALGQFFTPPTLAKIMVEWVRDSETARKKEAPFRILDPAAGKGIFFSVFNRTKTELYLPIEFHGWEIDPVLFQECERNLEEEEIPPSARFLNLGDFLSAEVKTSFDAILCNPPYKRLSHSKLGNDLLKSFKEKTGVAIPGTANLYVFFLLKILSLLKEKGRAAVLLPYEFLNAGYGIPVKKTLLESGTLRRILLLDSPWPLFSGAVTSSCILFLENGKPEVPGFLWSRISSSLISEGIGGENLQWRSASLKAEHKWTHSFREGRETLSRIKSDAKIPYNNNYVSMSKGGQYDWVSILEFGKFRRGIATGDNGFFLLSEKEASSLKIPSEFLRSSIPKAQYALSPFFTGDDWDVLRSGGAKVWLLDAKEILNVEDHTGIRRYLEEGIRRGVPNRFLPSKRRPWHSQESREPSRILATSFHRQDIRFVLNSSPAVNLTCFHGFTAKPEYAGMEELLFAYLITPHAHKELESRTREYAQGLRKVEPGDLNSLIVPDLRKVKEMEKEKISSLLGKYRNLLNPWTPGRRRKPEQIVGRNPEEKQILVSIQEFFL from the coding sequence ATGTTCATTCAACCAACGGAAAATATTTCTTTACATACATTGATCTCCTCCTCAAAGGCATTGGGACAATTTTTTACTCCGCCCACCTTGGCCAAGATCATGGTTGAATGGGTCCGAGATTCGGAGACTGCGAGGAAAAAGGAGGCTCCGTTTCGGATCCTGGATCCTGCGGCTGGCAAAGGAATTTTCTTTTCCGTCTTTAACAGGACGAAGACGGAGCTTTATCTGCCCATCGAATTTCACGGTTGGGAAATAGATCCGGTCTTATTTCAGGAATGCGAAAGGAATCTGGAAGAAGAGGAAATTCCCCCGAGTGCGAGGTTTTTGAATCTAGGAGATTTTTTGAGCGCGGAAGTAAAGACTTCTTTCGACGCGATCCTATGCAATCCGCCCTACAAGAGACTGAGCCACTCCAAGTTAGGGAACGATCTTCTAAAATCCTTTAAAGAGAAGACCGGTGTAGCCATTCCGGGAACCGCGAATCTTTACGTGTTCTTTCTACTGAAAATCCTTTCGCTTCTAAAGGAGAAGGGCCGGGCCGCTGTGCTCCTTCCATACGAATTTCTGAATGCAGGATACGGAATCCCGGTCAAGAAGACGCTTTTGGAATCCGGAACTTTGAGGAGGATCCTTCTCTTGGATTCCCCTTGGCCTTTGTTTTCGGGAGCGGTCACCTCCTCTTGCATCTTATTTTTGGAAAACGGAAAACCGGAAGTTCCCGGTTTTTTATGGTCCAGGATTTCTTCTTCCCTTATCTCCGAAGGGATCGGCGGGGAAAATCTGCAATGGCGCAGCGCCAGTCTAAAGGCGGAGCACAAGTGGACTCACTCTTTTCGGGAAGGCAGGGAAACACTTTCCAGAATAAAAAGTGATGCGAAAATACCGTATAACAATAATTATGTGAGTATGTCCAAAGGAGGTCAATACGACTGGGTATCCATCCTGGAATTCGGGAAATTCCGTAGAGGGATCGCTACAGGAGACAACGGATTTTTCCTTTTGTCGGAAAAGGAAGCTTCGAGTCTGAAAATCCCTTCGGAGTTTTTGCGCAGTTCCATTCCTAAGGCGCAGTACGCCCTTTCTCCATTCTTTACCGGAGACGATTGGGATGTATTGCGTTCCGGCGGAGCCAAGGTATGGCTTTTGGACGCGAAAGAGATCCTAAATGTGGAGGACCACACCGGAATCCGTAGGTACCTGGAGGAAGGGATCCGCAGGGGAGTGCCGAACCGGTTTCTGCCTTCCAAAAGGAGACCTTGGCATTCCCAAGAAAGTAGGGAGCCTTCCAGAATTCTTGCCACTTCCTTTCATCGGCAGGATATCCGATTCGTTTTGAACTCCAGCCCCGCCGTCAATCTCACCTGTTTTCACGGATTCACCGCAAAGCCGGAATACGCCGGGATGGAAGAATTGCTCTTCGCCTATCTGATCACTCCTCACGCTCATAAGGAATTGGAGTCCAGGACTAGGGAATATGCCCAAGGTCTCAGAAAAGTGGAACCGGGGGATCTGAATTCCCTGATCGTGCCGGATCTGAGAAAAGTAAAGGAGATGGAAAAGGAAAAAATCAGCTCTCTTCTCGGTAAGTACAGAAATTTACTGAATCCGTGGACTCCGGGGCGCCGTAGAAAGCCGGAACAGATCGTAGGCCGGAATCCCGAGGAAAAACAGATCCTGGTGTCCATCCAGGAATTCTTTCTATAA